GGCCGAACGGAACCCGAGGCGCTACGTCGAGATCGGCTCGGGCAACTCGACCAAGTTCGCCCGCCGGGCGGTACGGGACCACGGCCTGCGGACCCGGATCACCTCGATCGACCCGGCACCCCGGGCGAGCGTCGACGTGCTCTGCGACGAGGTGGTCCGCAGCCCGCTGGAGCGTACCGACCTGAGCGTCTTCGACACCCTCGAAGCGGGCGACGTGCTCTTCTTCGACGGCTCGCACCGCAGCTTCATGGGCTCCGACGTGACGGTCTTCTTCTTCGAGGTGCTGCCGCGGCTGCGTCCCGGGGTGCTGGTGCAGGTGCACGACATCATGCTGCCCCGCGACTATCCGCCGCAGTGGCGGCACCGGCACTACAACGAGCAGTACCTGCTGGCCGCGTTCCTGCTCGCCGCGCCGGAGCGCTGGCGGATCGAACTGCCGAACGCGTTCGTGGCCGGCGACCCGGAACTGCGGGAGGTGGCGGCCCCGCTGTGGCACCGGCTCGGGCTGACCGAACAGTTCCTGCCCGCGTCGTTCTGGCTGCGCGTCGGCGCCGACTGAACGGACCGACCGGCTGGTCGACACGCCGGGCACACCCTTGCGGTACGGCAAGTTTTGCCTGCTCCGGACGAGGGTAGGGGTCGCGTCAGTCAGGACGACTGACATCGAACGACGGGGCCGAGCTGTGGACGAGATGACCGCGTACCTGGATCTTCCGGTCGGATCCGGTGCTCTCGCTGCCGCCCGCCGGGTGGTCGAGTCGACCCTGGTGGGGTGGGGGTTCGCGGACCGCCAGGACGTGGGTGACGCGGTGCTGGTCACCAACGAGCTGGTGGCCAACGCCGTGCGGCACGGCGGCGGCTGCCTGAGCCTGCACCTGCACAGCCGCAGCGACGAGGTCACCATCTGCGCGGTGGACGGCTCGGCCGTCGTACCGCGTCACCGTGACCCCGACGGTGACGGCGGCCGGGGCCTGAGGATCATCGAGGCCGTCTGCCGGGCGTGGGGGGTCGAGGACCTGGGCGAGGGCGGCAAACGGGTCTGGGTTCGTCTCGCCCGGTCGGAGGTCCGGCGGGGCGGCTCCGTCGCAGCCGTACCGGGACGGGGACGGGCCCTGCAGGCCCAGGAAGCCGGCTGACGGGGGCGACGAGGACGGGGGGCGGGTCGCTGTCGGCGGGCGGTCCGGGCTGCCGGGCTCGACAGCCCGGACCGCGGGCCGACGACCCGGTCAGTCGCCGCGAACGGTGCCACCGCTCGCGGTCGCGCCCGCCGTGGCAGGCTCGGTGGCGACCTGGTGCTCGGGCCATCCGAAGAGTTCCCCGTCGGGGCCCTGCCGCAGCTGACGGATCTTCGGCACCATCAGGATCATGACCACTCCCAGCACGATGACGCCGAGCGCGATCTCCAGGGTGGTGGAGCGGCCGATATGGTCGGACAGCGGCCCGACCAGGGCGTAGCCCAAGGGTGCGATGGTGAAGGAGACGAGCCAGTCGTAGGAACTGACCCGGGAGAGCACCTCCTCCGGGATGAGTCGCTGCACCACCGTCGTCCAGACGTTGTTGACGAAGGCGACACCCGCGGCACCCATCAGCGCGGCCACGATCGTGAGGACCACCGGGGCCGGTCCGATCAGCGAGGCGATACCCAGGCCGGTGAGCAGCAACGCGAGGTGTCCGACGACCAGCGGCCGGCGCGGCCGCAGGCGCAGCGCCACCGCTCCACCGAGCAGCGCACCCACCGCCATGGCGGCAGCGACCGCGCCCCAGCTCGACGCCCCTCCCGCTTCCTTCGCGACGATGATCGGGCCGAGGACCCAGAACGCGACCGAGCCGAGGTTCCACACCGCGTGGCCGCACAGCGCCACCCAGTACCAGGTTCTCGAGGCCATCTGCCGCCAACCGATCACCAGGTCGGTGAGGAAGGTGTTGCGTTCGGTGCGGACGATCGGCGGCAGGGAGAGGCGGCTCAACGCCAGGGCACTGATGCCGTAGCTGAGCGCGTCGACCAGGTACACCCAGCCGACGGAGGTGGTGGCGATGGCGAGACCGGTCAACGCCGGCCCGAGGATCTCGGCGCCACTGCGGGACATGTCCATGAGCGCGTTGGCCTGCTGCAGCCGAGGCTTGCTGATCGTCTGCGGGACCAGGCCGGTGAACGCCGGCTTCGAGACCGCCGACGCGGCGCCGGCACACACCGACGCCACCATCAGGATCGCCACGCTGCCGCGGCCGGTGAGCAGGATCAGGCCGAGGCCGGCCTGGACGGCCAGCATGAACAGATCGCTGCCGACCATGAGCAGCCGGCGCGACATCCGGTCCGCCAGCGCGCCGCCGAAGATCAACAGCAGCACCCGGACGATGGTGGAGATGGCGAGGATCGCACCGAGATCGGTGGCCGAGCCGCCAACGGACAGCACGGCGAAGACGAGCGCGACGCCGATCGTCGCGTCGCCGACCGCCGAACTTGTGACGCCGATCCACATCAGCCGGAACGGACGCTCGACCAGAGCGCCGAAGGATTCCTTCATTCTCGAGTCGTTTCCCTCGTCTCGTCGGACCCGGCGGCCCGTCCTCGTCGGAATGAGCCGGCCGGTCGAAGGCCTCGCGCGCTATGCCGGCAGCAGGGGCCGCACGGTGGCGATGATCCGTTCGATGCTCCCGAAGTTCGCCGAATCCAACAGGTCGTCCGGGATGGCGACACCCAACTGGTCCTCGAGGGTGACGATCAGGCTCACCATCTCGATGGACGTCATGCCCTGCTCCTGAAGGTCCGCCTTGTCGTCGAACGGTTCCTTCGCCATGACATCGGTGATCGCGGCGATCACCGCGGATCGGACGTCCCGTTCTTCCACGATGTTCCTCTCTCCAGATCGGATCTCACACGAGGACCGGCGGCCCGCCGGTCACAGGGATTCGAACATCGACCTGGCGATGTCCCACGAGATCTCCGCCAGGTCGGCGTATCCGTTCTCCTGGAACCACAGCGCATCGTCCACGCTGCGTACCAGGCACCACTTGTACGTGGTGGCGAGGTCGAGGACTGCCACCTCGGCGAACCGTTCCATCCGTCGCTCGACGGTGGCGTTCGTCGCGTCACCGCCACGGATCTCGCTCCAGCGGTTGCGCAGCAGCGGCACCACCTCGTACGCCGGATCGCCGCTCTGCGGCTTCGGGTCGATGGCGGCCCAGCCGTCCTCGCCACGGCCGAGGATGTTGGCGTAGTGGAAGTCGCCGTGCAGCAGCGACGGCTCGGCGGGCGGGACCGAGAGTTCCTTGCACAGCTGCACGGCGGACGTCAGCAGCGCCTCGTCGCACGGTCTGCCGAGTCGCTCCCAGTCCTCGAGGAACTCCCCGCTCCAGCGGGCGGCGGTGTCACTGGTGCTCCGCAGGCCGGCGACGGCCGGGACCCGCAGGTCCTTCAGGATCGCGGCGGCGATGTCGAGCGCCTGCTCGATCGGTACGTCGTGCAGGGTCCGCTGCTCGTCCAGCCGCTCCAGCAGCATGGCGCCGGACGCCTCGTCCGAGCGCAGCACGGAGACCGCACCGCGGCCGGCCCAGGTCTGCAGCGCCAACGACTCCGCGCGGGTCTCGTCGTCGATCCAGCCCACCTTGAGCGCGCCACGCCCGCCGTTCGCCGTCCGCACCCGCAGGACGACGGCGCACATCCCGTAGAGCGGCGGCCCGTCCTGGTGGAGCTCCCACTTCTCGAGCAGCCCGGCGACCGTCGCTGGGAGCTGGTCGATCCACGTCCGGCCGGGCTCTCCTTCCCGCTCGACGATCATCTTGCGAAAGTCTTCGGAGACCTGTAGCAACTCGCTTCTCCCGACTGGACGGTGCCTGTTCGATGTGCTGGTACACGGTACGTCTCTTCACGGGCGCCGCGGCCCGTCCGCTCACGCCGGACCGGTGCCGGCCACCTCGAGCAACAGGAGGGAGCAGGAGTGGGGACTGGTCGCGACCACGAGCACGATGTCGCCGACCGCCGTCTCCGGTTCCTCGAGCAGCAGGCCCACGGTGTGCAGGGCGTCGGCGGAGAAGCAGTGCCCCACGTCCTTCGCCGCCGGCCGGTACAGCGCGGTCTGCCGGCCGCCCACCGCGGCCCGGAACATCTGGGCGACGTTCAGCCCCACATTGCTCGTGACCACCTTGGCGCACTGCTCCCGGTGCAGACCGGCCGCGTCGAAGACCTGGTCACTGAGCGCCCGCAGCGCGGTCACGTGGTGACGGGCGCGCATCAGGGGTGGCGCTCCGGCCGGCGGTGAGACAGGCAGCGCCGCCATGGCGCGCAGCCGTACGGCGGGGCCGGTGCTGTCCCACGACACCAGACAGGACGCGGCACCGTCACTCATCACGGTCCGCGCGTCCTGGTTCAGTCGAGTTCCCCGGGTGACCTGGTCGGCGGTGACGACCAGGACGCCGGCACGGCGGTCATCGGCCCGGAGGCGGGCCTCCGCAGCGGAGACAGCCAGGTAGAGGTTGTCGCACTCACGCCCGCCCACCACCCACCCGTCGACGTCGTCGAGACCGGAGCCGGCGAGGAGCGTCCGCAGCGCCTTCGACGGGTTCCTGGCGGTGAACGTGTCCGACGTGTAGACGGCGGCGGTGACCGGGAGCCGCTCCCCCGCGTACCCGAGGGTCTGTTTCACGCAGCGCGCCGCCATGGCGAGGAGGTCCTCCTCGGCCTGCCGGTAGTGGCGCAGGTCGGCCCGCTGCAGGGCCTCGGCCTCGGCGCGGACGTCGGGGTCCGACGTGTCGCCGATCGCCTGCCGGTCGCCGAGGGCGACGGCGAAGCCGGACAGGTACGGCAGTTGCTCAGGCATCAGGGCGTTTCCCAGGATCGTGCGCCGAGGGCGGTTGCGGGCGACATGTCGGATGGGGCGGGGACGGCGGGAGGCGCCGTCGTCCACCTCGGCCGGTGGCAGGTGGCGGTCACACGGGCGCGGTCTCGGCTTGTCGTTCCCGGGCGACGTCCAGCAGGTCCGCGAACGACGGCGCGGAGAGCACGTCGAACGTGTCGAGCAGGACGCCGAACTTCCACTCCAGATCCACGCACAACAGGATGATGTTGAGTGACGACGCGCCGGAGTCGTCGACCGAATCGGTGAGCGAGAGATCCGCGCCGAGCGACGCGCGGACCGTCGCCAGGAAGGCGTCCTCGGTGACCGGGGCCACCGGCTGCGGTGAGTCCGTGACCAGCCTCGCGACGTCGGAGCGGGACACCTTGCCCGTGCCGTTGAGCGGAATCCGCTCGGTGAAGCCGACCCGGCAGGGACGATCGGCGCCCCGGAAGCGACGGGCCACCTCGTCCCGGATCCGCCCGGTGTCGGTGCCGGCCGTCGGAACGATCAGAGCGGCGACCGCGGAGCCGAGAACGGGATGCGCGACCGCGGCCGTCGCCGCCTCCCCGACCCCGGGGATCTCCCGCAGGGCCGCCTCGATGTCCGGTAGCGACACCTTCTCGCCGCCGACATTGACCACTTCCGAGCTGCGGCACCGGAACCACAACCGCCCCTGGTCGTCGTACTCGCCGATGTCGCCCATCGGCACCCAGACGCCGGCGGAGCGCCGCGGCGCCTGGCCCGGCAGGGCGATCAGGCGACGGGTACGGCCACCGGCCGGCCGCAGGTGGATCTCACCAGGCCGGCCCGGCTGCTCGATCACCGAGCCGTCCTCGTCGACGAGACGGACCTCGCTGCCGAAGCACGCCGGCCCCAGTTCGCCCGCCCAGCCCGTCGACTCGTAGTCGTCCACGCGGCAGATCAGGGCGGCCCGCCCGGACTCGGTGCTGGAGTAGTCGGCGTGGATCTGGGCCTTCGGGAAGATCGCGCGGAGCTTGGCGATCTCCGGCACGCCGATCGCCGCCGACCCCAGGCCGATGCGGGTGACGGACGCCGCCGCCTCGGGCGTGCCCGATCCGTCGAGCAGCCTGACCATGGAGGGGACGAGCTTGAGATAGGTGGGCCGGTACTCCTCGACCGCGTTCCAGAAGCTCTCGCCCGTGACACCGTTGAGGGTCACCACCTGCCGCCCGTCCAGCAACGGCGCCGTCAGGTTGCCCAGGGCGTCGCCGGTGTAAAGCGGGGAGAGGTTGACCATGACCTGGTCGGACCAGCGCTCCGGCAGGTCACGGAAGAGGTCGGACAGCGGGATCGCCACCGCCTTCGGCATTCCCTCGGTGCCCGAGGTGAGCACGATGGCGGCGTCACGGTGCTCGTCCGGCCCGACGTACGGGTCGGGGGTACGGTCCACGGAACGCCGCCAGGCCCACCCGGAACCACCCAGGGCACCGACGAGCCCGAGCCCCTCGGAGACGACCGAGTGGGCCGATCGATCCGCCGGCAGCAGGACCGGCACCGCGTCGACCAGCCACACGGCGAGGAGGGCCACCGCCGCGTCGGCGGCCTCGGGCCGGGCGAAGGCGAGCCCCACCCGGGCCCCCGGCGACAGGGTGTCGGAGAGATCGGCGGCGAGGGCCTCGGCCCGCTGCCACCACTCGCCGTAGGACAACGCGCACCCGCCCGCCACCCGGTGGGCGATCCGGGAGGGGCGCTCCAGCGCACGCCGCTGGAGCGCTTGCGTCAGCTGCATCTGCCCACCTTCTCGGGAAGCGGAGTTGACGATGATCCGGCACCGGCTGCGCGGTCGAGGACCGCCCCCCACGGGTCCGGCTCGGTGAGCACGTCGACGGTGTCCCAGCCGAGCTGTCCGGCGGCCGTCAGATCGATCTCGACGCTGTCACCGACCATGACGATCCTGTCCCAGACGCCGGTCGCCGCCCGCCGGAAGAAGGCCGGGTCGGGCTTCTTACCGACGCCCTCACTGGACAGGTGCAGCTCGTCGAAGGGCTCGAACAGGTCGAGGTCCCGCAGGAGGTGCGTCATCTGCTCGCGGGTGAGAATGCAGTTCGACAGCAGGCGCAGCGTGTGCCCCTCGGCACGCAGGCGGGCCAGCAGCCCGGCCACCCCGGGCGCGGCGGTGTACCGGCCGTCGGCGTTCCCGGCCGCCGTCCACAGCGCGGCGAGAGCCTCCGACAGCGACGGTGCATCGGCTCCCCGGCACAGCGTGCGTCGCAGCACGTCCTCCGTGGCGAGGTTCATCGCGCCGTCTCCCAGACAGCTCGTGATCATGGGATAGATCGCGCGTTGGGCGCGGGCCACCGGGATCCCCAGGTGCCGGGCGAACAGACCGGCCCAGTGCTCTGCGCGGGGGGCGTCGGGCGCCGAGACCACCACGGTGTCGAAACAGTCGAAGACGACCAGCGCCATCAGGCCGCTCCCGACATCACGAACACGGCGACCGATCCGTCGCGCGACCAGCACCAGCGGCCAGGAAAATGGCGTGCGTCACTATGGACATCCGAACGTCGCCGTTGACCGGTATCCACACGCACATATCCAATTCCCCCGTCGTTCCGGGCCATCTTGCCGAACCGGGCAGAAGAGGTCAAGCTCCGGTCGACATTGACGACAGCGACCGGCCGGCGCAATTGCCGGCCGCCCCGTTGACCTGTCGCTCAGGACCATGACGTGGACAGCGCTGTGAGAGGCTGCCCGCATGCGCATCGATCCCTACTCGACCCAGGACGAGCGATGGACGTCCGGCAGCTCCGGTGGGCCGGTCGGCACGGAGGAGGACGGCGCCGGGCGGGGCGACCCGTACGTCCACGGTGACCGGTTGGAAGTCGTCGTGGCCCACCACGCCCGCCGCCGCCCGGACGCGGTGGCGGTGCAGCAGGACGGCCGCTCGACGACCTACGGGGAGCTGGTCCGGCTGGCCGAGCGGATCGCCGCCGGGCTGCGGGGGGACGGCGTCGGCGAGGGCGACCACGTGCCGGTCCTGATGGAGCGCAGCCCGGAGTTCGTGGCCGTCCTGCTCGGCGTGCTGCGGGCCGGGGCCAGCTACATCGCGCTCGACCCCGGTTGGCCGGCGGAACGCAGGCGGAGCGTCATCGCGCGCAGCCGGGCCCGGGCGGTGGTCGACGGGACGCAGCTGGCCCGCTGGCGGGACACCGCCCACGACCCGCTCCCTGCGCCCGAGGCCGACGGCCGCGCCCCGGCCTGCGTCTTCTACACCTCCGGCTCGACCGGTCAACCCAAGGGCGCGCTCTCCCCGCACCGCGGCACGATCCGCACGCTGGTGAACCACCCCTCGATCCCGCTGGACCAGGACAGCGTGTTCCTCCAGGCGGCGCCCCTGCCCTGGGACGGCCTGTCGCTGGAGTTGTGGGCCCCGCTGCTCAACGGCGGGCGGTGCGTCCTGCTCTCCCGTGAGCGGTCGGTGCTCGACGTCGACGCCTGGGAGTCGGCCCTCGACCTCGGCGTCAACAGCATGTGGCTCACCAGTTCGCTGTTCAACCTGTTCGCCGACGAGCGCCCCGCCCTGTTCCGGCGGCTGCGGCTGCTGCTGGTCGGCGGCGAGCGGGTGTCGCCGGCCCACGTCCGCCGGGTCCTCGCGGCAGCACCCGGGCTGCACGTCGTCAACGGGTACGGCCCGGCCGAGAACACCATCTTCACCACCACCCACGTGATCCGGCCCGAGGACGTGGCCGAGGGTGCCGACGAGGTACCGATCGGCCGGCCCGTACCGCGCACCTCGGTGCTCCTGCTCGACGAGGACGGCGCCGAGGTGTCGCCCGGCACCACCGGCGAACTCGCGGTCGGCGGGGACGGGCTCGCGCTCGGCTACCTGGACGACCCGCAGGAGACGGCCCGACGGTTCTTCGAACGGCACGGCCGGTCGTGGTACCGCACCGGCGACCTCGCCGTCGTCGACGACGAGGGGAACCTGCGCTTCCGCGGCCGGGCCGACCGTCAGATCAAGGTCCGTGGCGTACGGATCGAGCCCGGCGAGGTCGAGTCGGTCCTCGAACGCCATCCGGCCGTCGCCTCGGCACACGTCCTGCGGGTGCCCGGCGACGGCGCCCGGGACGCGCGGCTGGGCTGCCTCTACACGTCCTCGGACGGCCACCCGATCGACGCGGCCGAGCTGACCCGCTTCCTGCGGGAACAGCTGATCCAGGCGATGCGGCCGGCGCTCGTGACGCACGTGGCGCGGCTGCCGCTGAACGCCAACGGCAAGGTCGACCACGCCGCCGCGGTGCAGCTGCTCGACCCCGGGCCGGCGGCCCGCCCGCCCGCCCCGGAAGGCCCCCGGTCCCCGCTGGCCCGGCTGCTCGGCCAGGAGCTGGGCCGGCCGGACCTGACCGACGAGGACGACCTCCTGGCGGCGGGGATGACCTCCCTGGACGCCATCCGGCTCGCCGCCCGGATCGGCGCGGAGACCGGCCGCCGGGTCACCCTGGCCGACGTCTACCGGTCCCGCACCCTCGGCCGGCTGGCCGGGGCGACGGCGACGGCGACGGCGACGGCAACGGCAACGGCAACGGCGGAGCCCACGCCACCCACCGGGGCGATCGAGGCGTCCACCCATCCGGACCTCAGCCCGCTGAACCACGCCCAGCAACGGTTCTGGCTGGCCGAACTCACCAGCCCCGGCCTCGCCGACAACACGCTCGTGCTCGCGTACGAGCTGGTCGGGCCGCTGCGGGCGGGGCCGCTGCGGGACGCGCTGCGCGACGTGCAGCGCGGCAACCCCGTGCTGCGGACCGTCTACCCCGAGGTGGACGACCTGCCCGTGCAGCGGGTGCTCGGCGAGCGCGAGGTGGAGCTGGTCCTCGAGGAGTCGACCGTCGAGGCGGACGGCACCGACCCGCAGGTGCTCGCGGAGCGCGTCACCGCGGACTGGTGGGACGACCCGTTCGAGCTGGACAGCCGGCCGCCCGTCCGGGCCCGGCTGTGCCGCCTGGCCGACGACCGCCACCTGCTGTGCCTGCACATCCACCACATCGCGTTCGACGGCTGGTCGGAGCTGTCCTTCGTCCGGCAGCTGGCGCGGCACTACCGGACCCGGGCCAGCGGCGGCGGAGCGGTCGACGAGCCCGTCCGCGACCATCGGGATCAGGTCCGCTGGGAACAGCTGAACCTGCCGCGGTGGCGCGCGGAGCTGCTCCCCTTCTGGCGCGAGCAGCTGCGGGACCTGCCGGAGCCGTTCCTGGCCGCGCCGCCGGCCGGGATCGCCGAGGCGGGCCGCCGGGATCTCGTCCACCCGGTGGACGCGGCGACGGTGGCCCGGCTCGGTGCGGTCGCCGGGCGTCTCGGCGTACCCCTGGCCGGCACCCTGACCGCCGCGGTGGCCCGCGCCCTGGCGTCGGTCTTCGACGTCGACGACCTCTGTCTCGGCACGGTGTCGAGCGGCCGGACCGAGGCCGGTCTCGACGACCTCATCGGCTACCTGGTCAACCCGCTCGCGCTGCCCCTGCGGGACGTCCGACGCGCGGCACCCGGCGAGCTGCTCACCCGGGTCGGGGGCCAGCTCGTCGCCGCCCTCGACCACGGCCACCTGCCCTTCGACGAGCTGGTCCGCGTCCTCGGCGCCCGGCGCGGCCGGCATCCCTGGTTCCAGGCGTGGTCGGTGCTGCAGACGCCGCCACCGCAGGCGCGGCTCGACGCCGCCGTCACCCTCACGCCGATCCGGGTACGCCCCCCGCGCACGTCCATCGAGCTGATGGTCGAGGCGTTCCCCCAACCCGACGAGGGCTGGACGGTGGTGCAGCTCGGCCGGGTCGACGGCGTCACCGACGCGCAGGCGGCAGCCGTGTTCGACGAGTTCGGACGGTTCTGCGCCGCGCTGACCGGGGCGTCCTGACGCCGCCACCGCCGGCCGGCCCGACCGGCCGGCGGTGGCCCGGACGGTTCAGACCAGCGGCGCGAAGAAGAAGGTGTCCCGGCGGGCGAAGGAGTCGTCGTCGGCGAACCGGAAGAAGTCCGCGAAGCGGAGCTCGACCTGGCGGCCGTCGCGCAGCTCGCCCCGGAAGTCGCCGTGCACGGCCACGCCCTCGGCCGCGCTGATCAGCACCGCGATCGCGTGGTGGCCGCTGGCGATCACGCGGTCCTGACGGTAGAAGCGCTCGATGGTGTCCTTGCCGACCAGCGGCGGATATCCCGGGCGGTGGTACTCCGCGTCGGTGGCGAAGAGGTCGACCAGGTCCGCCACCGCTCGCCGGTCCACCAGCTCGTAGTAGCGGCGTACCCGGCTCTCCCGCGAACCGGCCCCCGTGCTGCCTTCCATGTCCGCTCCTCCCTGTTGTCGCGACCGGCCGGCGCCGTGGCCTGCCGGCGCCGCCGTCAGCCGGCGGCCCGGTGGCCGCCGCGCACCTCGACCGGCATGCGGGTCGTGCCGAGGATGAAGTTGGACCGCAACCGGGTGGACGGCGCGGTGGGCGCCAGCCGGATCCGGTGGCGGGCCACGTGGCCGAAGACCGCGTCCAGTTCCGTACGGCCGAGCACCGCCCCGATGCAGCGGTGGACGCCGTGTCCGAAGGTCAGGTGCCGGTTCGGCGTCCGGTCGGTGTCGAAGGTGTCCGGTGCGGCGAACTGCGCCGCGTCCCGGTTGGCCGACACGTTCCAGAGCGTCACCACGTCGCCCGGCTCGATGACCTGATCGCGGACCCGTACCTGGCGGGTGGCGATGCGCTGCACGTACGCGTTGGTGGACGCCCAGCGCAGCACCTCGTCGATGAGCGGCTCGGTAACCTCCCGCCGGTCGAGGAGCCGGTCGTACTGGTCCGGGTGCGCCATCAGCGCCTCCATCCCCACACAGGCGCTGTAGGAGGAGGTCTCGTTGCCGCCGACGGCCACGTTCATGCAGTTGTAGAGCACGTCCTCGTCCGGTAGCGGACGGCCGTTGATCCGTGCGCGCAGCAGGATGCTGACCATGTCCTCGCCGTCACCGCCCCGCCGGTCGTCCACGAGGTCCTCGAAGAAGTCGAAGATCTGGCCCTGGATCGAGGCCAGGTGGGTGCGCTCGTCACCACCCCGGGCGCCGAGCAGCGGATCCCGGAAACCGATCATCCGGCGGGTGAGTCGCACCAGCCGGAGGGCGTCGTCGTGCCCGACGTCCAGCATCGCCATCAGCGCGCCGGCGGGCAGTTCCATGGCGATGTCCTCGGCGAAGTCGCCGCCGCCGTCGTCGATCATCCGGTCGAAGGCCGCCACGAGCAGGGTGTCGATCTGCGCCCTGACCCGCTCCACCACGGGCGGCGCGAACAGGGCGTGCATCTGCTGGCGGAGCAGCCGGTGCCGGGGCGGGTCGCTGGCCACCAGCATCCGGCCGGTGGCGGTGTCCACCTCGTTGCGGAAGGAGCCGCCCAGCATCGCCCCGCCCGCCGAGCTGAAGGCGGCATGGTCGGCATAGGCCGCGGCGACCTCGTCGTAGCGGGTCAGCGCCCAGAACCCGCCGTTGTCGAGCGGGTTCCAGTGCAGGTCGTCCTGGTCCCGCAGCCGGGCGAGGAGCTGATGGTGCTCACCGCGGACGAAGCGGTCGACGTCGGTGAGGTCCACCTCCGTGGTGGTCCGACCGGTCATGCCGAGACCTGCCGCTGCGAGTCCAGCAGGCGGGCCAGGTCGCGCAGCCGGCTGTTGCTGAGCAGGTCACCGAAGTCGAGATCGACGCCCAGGTCCCGCCGGATCCGCCGCTGCGCCCGGAACGCCAGCAGCGAGTGCCCGCCGAGCTCGAAGAAGTCGTCGTCGGCGCTGATCCGCTCCGCGCCCAGCAGCGCGCCCCAGACCTGGGCGACGTACCGCTCCGAGTCGGTCGCCGGCGGCACGTGGTTCTCCTCCCGCTTGCGGTGCTCGTCCAACATGGTGGCGAGCTGCTCCCGGTCGCGCTTGCCGTGGTCGGTGGCGGGCAGGTGGTCGACCAGGAGGATCACCCGGGGCACCATGTGGTCGGGCAGCGACTCGGCCAGGTGTGCGCGCAACTGGGCGGGCGCCACGGTCTCCAGCGCGACGACGAACGCGGCGAGATGCCGCTCGTCGCCCTCGCCGCCGGCCAGCACGGCGGCCTCGGCCACCTGCGGGTGCCGGGCGATGGCGCGCTCCACCTCGCCCGTCTCGACCCGGTAGCCGCGGATCTTCACCTGGTCGTCCGCCCGGCCGCGGAACTCCAGCAGGCCGTCCGGTCGGCGGACGGCCAGGTCGCCGGTGGCGTACAGCCGGGCGCCGGGCGGCCCGTCCGGATCGGGCCGGAACCGGTCCACGGTCAGGTCGGGGCTGCCCAGGTAGCCGCGGGCCACGCCGACCCCGCCGATGTGCAGCTCACCCACCTCGCCGACCGGCGCCTCGGTCAG
The Micromonospora sp. R77 DNA segment above includes these coding regions:
- a CDS encoding cytochrome P450 — its product is MTGRTTTEVDLTDVDRFVRGEHHQLLARLRDQDDLHWNPLDNGGFWALTRYDEVAAAYADHAAFSSAGGAMLGGSFRNEVDTATGRMLVASDPPRHRLLRQQMHALFAPPVVERVRAQIDTLLVAAFDRMIDDGGGDFAEDIAMELPAGALMAMLDVGHDDALRLVRLTRRMIGFRDPLLGARGGDERTHLASIQGQIFDFFEDLVDDRRGGDGEDMVSILLRARINGRPLPDEDVLYNCMNVAVGGNETSSYSACVGMEALMAHPDQYDRLLDRREVTEPLIDEVLRWASTNAYVQRIATRQVRVRDQVIEPGDVVTLWNVSANRDAAQFAAPDTFDTDRTPNRHLTFGHGVHRCIGAVLGRTELDAVFGHVARHRIRLAPTAPSTRLRSNFILGTTRMPVEVRGGHRAAG
- a CDS encoding amino acid adenylation domain-containing protein, which produces MRIDPYSTQDERWTSGSSGGPVGTEEDGAGRGDPYVHGDRLEVVVAHHARRRPDAVAVQQDGRSTTYGELVRLAERIAAGLRGDGVGEGDHVPVLMERSPEFVAVLLGVLRAGASYIALDPGWPAERRRSVIARSRARAVVDGTQLARWRDTAHDPLPAPEADGRAPACVFYTSGSTGQPKGALSPHRGTIRTLVNHPSIPLDQDSVFLQAAPLPWDGLSLELWAPLLNGGRCVLLSRERSVLDVDAWESALDLGVNSMWLTSSLFNLFADERPALFRRLRLLLVGGERVSPAHVRRVLAAAPGLHVVNGYGPAENTIFTTTHVIRPEDVAEGADEVPIGRPVPRTSVLLLDEDGAEVSPGTTGELAVGGDGLALGYLDDPQETARRFFERHGRSWYRTGDLAVVDDEGNLRFRGRADRQIKVRGVRIEPGEVESVLERHPAVASAHVLRVPGDGARDARLGCLYTSSDGHPIDAAELTRFLREQLIQAMRPALVTHVARLPLNANGKVDHAAAVQLLDPGPAARPPAPEGPRSPLARLLGQELGRPDLTDEDDLLAAGMTSLDAIRLAARIGAETGRRVTLADVYRSRTLGRLAGATATATATATATATAEPTPPTGAIEASTHPDLSPLNHAQQRFWLAELTSPGLADNTLVLAYELVGPLRAGPLRDALRDVQRGNPVLRTVYPEVDDLPVQRVLGEREVELVLEESTVEADGTDPQVLAERVTADWWDDPFELDSRPPVRARLCRLADDRHLLCLHIHHIAFDGWSELSFVRQLARHYRTRASGGGAVDEPVRDHRDQVRWEQLNLPRWRAELLPFWREQLRDLPEPFLAAPPAGIAEAGRRDLVHPVDAATVARLGAVAGRLGVPLAGTLTAAVARALASVFDVDDLCLGTVSSGRTEAGLDDLIGYLVNPLALPLRDVRRAAPGELLTRVGGQLVAALDHGHLPFDELVRVLGARRGRHPWFQAWSVLQTPPPQARLDAAVTLTPIRVRPPRTSIELMVEAFPQPDEGWTVVQLGRVDGVTDAQAAAVFDEFGRFCAALTGAS
- a CDS encoding nuclear transport factor 2 family protein, with translation MEGSTGAGSRESRVRRYYELVDRRAVADLVDLFATDAEYHRPGYPPLVGKDTIERFYRQDRVIASGHHAIAVLISAAEGVAVHGDFRGELRDGRQVELRFADFFRFADDDSFARRDTFFFAPLV